In a genomic window of Muntiacus reevesi chromosome 1, mMunRee1.1, whole genome shotgun sequence:
- the TMEM275 gene encoding transmembrane protein 275: MQPSEKSQGPPARAPAGRAQDRLPGPASTALFCACGLCLLLAGVNVTLVGAFASFVPGHNAPLVVGPALLVLALGFFAACCVCSRRRGPAPRSRSAAPGDPGQGGGGRVALEMESSERTAQDTTAVQLSPAASDASSGRSSPGPGPFALDAPAPATVYAPRADGVRLDLPREGVAP, from the coding sequence ATGCAGCCCTCAGAGAAGAGCCAGGGGCCCCCGGCCCGGGCGCCCGCGGGCCGCGCTCAGGACCGGCTGCCCGGCCCGGCATCCACGGCCCTGTTCTGCGCCTGCGGCCTGTGCTTGCTGCTGGCGGGCGTGAACGTGACGCTGGTGGGAGCCTTCGCCTCCTTCGTCCCCGGACACAACGCGCCCCTCGTTGTGGGCCCGGCGCTTCTCGTGCTGGCGCTCGGCTTCTTCGCGGCCTGCTGCGTGTGTAGCCGCCGCCGCGGCCCCGCGCCCCGTTCGCGCTCGGCAGCGCCTGGGGATCCCGGACAGGGCGGCGGCGGGCGCGTGGCGCTGGAGATGGAGAGCAGCGAGCGCACGGCGCAGGACACCACGGCCGTGCAGCTTAGCCCCGCCGCCTCGGACGCGTCGTCAGGCCGCTCCAGCCCGGGCCCCGGCCCCTTCGCCCTGGACGCCCCCGCGCCCGCTACCGTCTACGCGCCGCGCGCCGACGGGGTCAGGCTCGACCTGCCCCGGGAGGGCGTCGCCCCCTAA